From a single Nicotiana tomentosiformis chromosome 2, ASM39032v3, whole genome shotgun sequence genomic region:
- the LOC104110904 gene encoding transcription factor FER-LIKE IRON DEFICIENCY-INDUCED TRANSCRIPTION FACTOR-like — translation MESANAYSTMPMENVNDVGLINFIDEENFDQFIELIRGETADPIVTFFPNNDCEHITGCFSEANVQFEPASTDFFDWNATNMSDPISLYASLPKEMNLREEAEEEGEEEDNDFDESSATTTTTTRTVSPATPTKNSTRTDRTLVSERKRRGRMKEKLYALRSLVPNITKLDKASVIGDAILYVQGLQTEAKKLKIEVAGLESSLNGMNDNKGGAFQNAKKMNFTSYYPAIKKISKMDVFQVEEKGSYVRLVCNKGRHVAASLFKALDSLTGFYVQSSNLATSSDDYILTFTLNVREYEVDINLGNLKLWIASAFLNQGFDFETSPLA, via the exons ATGGAGAGTGCTAATGCATACTCAACAATGCCAATGGAAAATGTTAATGATGTgggccttattaatttcattgacGAGGAAAACTTTGATCAGTTCATTGAGCTCATTAGGGGTGAAACTGCTGACCCCATTGTTACGTTTTTCCCAAACAATGATTGTGAGCACATTACTGGTTGTTTCTCTGAGGCCAATGTCCAATTTGAGCCAGCATCCACAGATTTCTTTGATTGGAATGCTACAAACATGTCTGATCCTATTTCGTTGTATGCTTCCCTTCCTAAAGAAATGAATCTTAGGGAAGaagcagaagaagaaggagaagaggaagaTAACGATTTTGATGAATCTtcggcaacaacaacaaccaccacCAGGACGGTGTCGCCGGCAACGCCAACAAAGAATAGCACGAGGACTGACCGAACTTTGGTTTCTGAGCGAAAAAGGAGAGGAAGAATGAAGGAAAAGCTTTACGCCTTGCGTTCCTTAGTTCCTAATATTACAAAG CTGGATAAAGCCTCCGTAATTGGAGATGCAATACTATACGTACAAGGGCTGCAAACAGAAGCTAAGAAACTAAAAATAGAAGTAGCAGGTCTTGAATCATCACTCAACGGAATGAACGATAATAAAGGTGGAGCATTTCAAAATGCTAAGAAAATGAATTTCACGAGCTATTATCCAGCAATCAAGAAAATATCAAAG ATGGACGTTTTCCAAGTAGAAGAAAAAGGATCTTACGTGAGATTAGTGTGCAATAAAGGGCGACATGTTGCAGCTTCTCTATTCAAAGCTCTTGACTCTCTCACTGGATTCTAcgttcaaagctccaacttggcTACTTCTTCAGATGATTATATTTTGACGTTCACTCTTAAT GTAAGAGAATATGAGGTGGACATAAACTTAGGCAACTTGAAGTTATGGATAGCTAGTGCTTTTCTTAATCAAGGGTTTGACTTCGAGACATCTCCGTTGGCCTAA